In Streptomyces capitiformicae, one genomic interval encodes:
- a CDS encoding 6-phosphofructokinase → MKVGVLTGGGDCPGLNAVIRSVVRKGVQEYAFDFVGVRDGWLGLLQGDVMPLDIPGVRGILPRGGTILGSSRTNPFKHEDGLRRVQDTLATHGVDALVVIGGEDTLGVATELNRQGIPLVGVPKTIDNDVSGTDYTFGFDTAVGIATEAIDRLHTTAESHMRTLVVEVMGRHSGWIALHAGVAGGANVILIPERPFDIDQVCEQVKSRFKINYAPIVVVAEGAAPKEGQTVLKDQSLDEFGHVRLSGIGEWLAQEISERTVKDARTTVLGHIQRGGTPSAFDRWLATRFGLHAIDAVKDGDFGVMVALRGTGIVRIPLADATAQNKVVDPSLYDEFEVFFG, encoded by the coding sequence ATGAAGGTCGGAGTGCTGACCGGCGGCGGTGACTGTCCCGGCCTCAACGCCGTGATCCGCAGCGTCGTCCGCAAAGGTGTCCAGGAATACGCCTTCGACTTCGTCGGGGTTCGGGACGGCTGGCTCGGTCTGCTCCAGGGTGATGTCATGCCGCTGGATATCCCCGGCGTGCGGGGGATTCTCCCTCGCGGCGGGACGATCCTCGGCTCCTCCCGCACCAACCCTTTCAAGCATGAGGACGGCCTGCGTCGCGTGCAGGACACCCTTGCCACGCACGGCGTGGACGCGCTCGTCGTGATCGGCGGTGAGGACACGCTCGGTGTGGCCACCGAGCTGAACCGGCAGGGAATCCCTCTTGTGGGCGTGCCTAAGACGATCGACAACGACGTGTCCGGGACCGATTACACCTTTGGCTTCGACACTGCCGTCGGTATCGCCACCGAGGCCATCGACCGCCTCCACACCACGGCGGAGTCGCACATGCGCACCCTGGTGGTGGAGGTGATGGGGCGGCACTCGGGGTGGATCGCCCTGCACGCCGGCGTCGCGGGCGGTGCCAACGTGATTCTCATCCCGGAGCGGCCGTTCGACATCGACCAGGTCTGTGAGCAGGTGAAGAGCCGGTTCAAGATCAATTACGCGCCGATCGTCGTGGTCGCCGAGGGGGCTGCCCCCAAAGAGGGGCAGACTGTACTCAAGGACCAGTCGCTGGACGAGTTCGGCCACGTGCGACTGTCCGGCATCGGCGAATGGCTGGCCCAGGAGATCTCGGAGCGCACCGTCAAGGATGCCCGCACCACGGTCCTGGGTCACATCCAGCGCGGCGGTACCCCGAGCGCTTTCGACCGGTGGCTGGCCACACGTTTCGGCCTGCATGCCATCGACGCGGTCAAGGACGGTGACTTCGGCGTCATGGTCGCCCTGCGGGGCACCGGGATCGTCCGCATCCCACTCGCCGACGCCACGGCGCAGAACAAGGTGGTCGATCCGTCGCTGTACGACGAGTTCGAGGTGTTCTTCGGCTGA
- a CDS encoding universal stress protein: MSHSVLAGVDGSERSSAAADWAAREAALRGVPLRLFHASPPLPGTAVPGPAGDRLRHVGARMLQRVVAELGDRYPDLQVRGEHADDAPDTALLAAARDAGLLVVGTRGTGGFEGLAVGSVALRMAAAAPCPVVLVPQPSGTFVEGTHLARGTSRVVAGFDAHHPVSEVADFAFSAAEAHGARLRVVQAWAFPAESVSPRTLVVTEEDRATWEDQEVLQLSDALRAWQEKYPRVAVHTDVVLLHPAEALLNTSRSADLLVVGRRVDLSAAEGRLGPVTHAVLHHARCPVAVVPHAG; encoded by the coding sequence ATGAGTCACTCTGTGCTGGCGGGTGTCGACGGGTCCGAACGCAGCTCGGCGGCGGCCGACTGGGCGGCGCGGGAGGCCGCGCTGCGTGGTGTTCCGCTGCGTCTGTTCCACGCCTCTCCACCGCTTCCGGGTACTGCCGTGCCGGGCCCGGCCGGGGACAGGCTGCGGCACGTGGGCGCGCGGATGCTCCAGCGGGTGGTCGCCGAACTCGGCGACCGCTACCCGGACCTGCAAGTCCGGGGCGAGCACGCCGATGACGCGCCGGACACGGCCCTTCTCGCCGCGGCCCGCGATGCCGGGCTCCTCGTCGTCGGCACACGGGGGACGGGCGGGTTCGAGGGTCTCGCGGTCGGCTCGGTGGCCCTGCGGATGGCGGCAGCAGCCCCTTGCCCTGTCGTGTTGGTGCCTCAGCCGTCTGGCACCTTCGTGGAAGGAACCCACCTGGCACGCGGCACGTCTCGGGTCGTGGCAGGGTTCGATGCGCATCACCCGGTCAGTGAGGTGGCGGACTTCGCGTTCTCGGCCGCCGAGGCACACGGGGCCCGCCTGCGGGTCGTCCAGGCATGGGCCTTTCCCGCCGAGTCCGTGTCTCCTCGCACCCTGGTGGTGACCGAGGAGGACCGGGCCACCTGGGAGGACCAGGAGGTCCTACAGCTCTCCGACGCCCTGCGCGCTTGGCAGGAGAAGTACCCTCGTGTGGCGGTCCACACAGATGTCGTGTTGCTCCACCCCGCGGAAGCGCTTTTGAACACGTCGCGAAGTGCGGACTTGCTCGTCGTGGGACGCCGTGTCGACCTGAGTGCGGCCGAGGGTCGACTGGGTCCGGTCACGCACGCCGTACTGCACCATGCTCGCTGCCCGGTGGCGGTCGTACCGCACGCAGGATGA
- a CDS encoding universal stress protein: MQPVVTVGLDGSPESLAAARWAADEAEKRKLTLRLLHAWPLLAPEPTRVPSEVDQNYWAKRLVHTARSELQARHPGLSIVGNLVADDAENALLHAATESEMIVLGSRGLAPVESYFLGDVSMPVVARAERPVVLVRAETPEGAPPAPASRVVVALKLHGSSDDLLDFAFHTAAARRAPLLAVHGRSVPLHARVPWGVDRDITEEITRDAQKQLSKALHPWCEKYPQVDVTDGIRLESPAKAVVRAAEGAALLVVGRRKQRPGLVPHLGPVAQAAIHHGHCPVAVVPHD, from the coding sequence ATGCAACCAGTCGTCACCGTGGGCCTCGACGGCTCACCCGAGAGCCTTGCCGCGGCCCGCTGGGCCGCCGACGAGGCCGAGAAGCGCAAGCTCACCCTGCGCCTGCTGCACGCGTGGCCACTACTGGCACCGGAACCGACCCGCGTCCCCTCGGAAGTCGATCAGAACTACTGGGCGAAGCGTCTGGTCCACACCGCGCGATCGGAGCTCCAAGCACGTCACCCGGGCCTGTCCATCGTCGGGAACCTCGTCGCCGACGATGCCGAGAACGCCCTGCTCCACGCGGCGACGGAGTCGGAGATGATCGTGCTCGGTTCCCGGGGGCTGGCGCCCGTCGAGAGCTACTTCCTGGGCGACGTCAGCATGCCCGTTGTGGCACGGGCCGAGCGGCCGGTCGTACTGGTCCGCGCCGAGACCCCGGAGGGGGCACCCCCAGCACCCGCGAGCCGCGTGGTCGTGGCCCTGAAACTGCACGGATCCTCCGACGACCTGCTCGACTTCGCCTTCCACACCGCCGCTGCCAGGAGAGCTCCACTCCTGGCCGTCCACGGCCGAAGCGTGCCGCTCCACGCACGTGTGCCCTGGGGCGTGGACCGCGACATCACCGAAGAGATCACGCGGGACGCGCAGAAGCAGCTGAGCAAGGCGCTGCACCCCTGGTGCGAGAAGTACCCGCAGGTGGACGTGACCGACGGCATCCGTCTCGAAAGCCCTGCCAAGGCCGTCGTACGGGCCGCCGAAGGCGCTGCACTTCTGGTCGTCGGCCGACGCAAGCAGCGTCCTGGTCTGGTGCCCCACCTGGGTCCTGTTGCGCAGGCCGCCATCCATCACGGGCACTGCCCCGTCGCCGTCGTTCCCCATGACTGA
- a CDS encoding bifunctional aminoglycoside phosphotransferase/ATP-binding protein, giving the protein MCETHTAIVFFVGDRTYKLKKPVDLGFLDYTTVTARRAACEREVALNRRFAPDVYLGLGEVRSPDAQAPEPLVVMRRMPENRRLSRLVCEGVAVDDVLRAVARHLAAWHADAPRSREVDEQGTRDALSSRWEASFQQVHALADDGVVPDEVTEVERLVRRYLAGRKRLFDSRIEQGRVVDGHGDLLAEDIFCLDDGPRVLDCLEFDDHLRYVDGLDDAAFLAMDLEQLGAPQAAAYFLAQYGEYSGDPAPPSLWHHYVAYRAFVRAKVSLIQARQGAPGAEAASRRLVSATLRHLRTSAVGLTLVGGLPGSGKSTLSGALADRLGVTLLSSDRLRKELAGIPAEQSAAAGYGEGLYTPEWTARTYAALLDRASALLSSGESVVLDATWLDEAQREAALRVAERTSADLVALHCHVPGDVSAARLSTRAPGASDAGLGIATAMAAREQPWPEAVVVDTSGPLESAVSHALAVVRPWGTGQAPVFRRPYMEPD; this is encoded by the coding sequence GTGTGCGAGACCCACACCGCGATCGTGTTCTTCGTCGGCGACCGCACCTACAAGCTGAAGAAGCCGGTGGATCTGGGATTCCTTGACTACACGACGGTGACGGCCCGCCGGGCGGCGTGCGAACGCGAAGTCGCCCTCAACCGCCGCTTCGCCCCCGACGTCTATCTGGGTCTGGGTGAGGTCAGAAGCCCCGACGCGCAGGCGCCCGAACCGCTCGTGGTGATGCGCCGGATGCCTGAGAACCGTCGCCTTTCCCGTCTGGTATGTGAAGGGGTCGCCGTCGACGATGTCCTGCGTGCCGTCGCCCGGCATCTTGCAGCGTGGCACGCGGACGCGCCCCGGAGCCGGGAGGTGGACGAGCAAGGCACGCGGGACGCTCTGTCCTCACGTTGGGAGGCCAGCTTCCAGCAAGTCCACGCACTGGCCGACGACGGCGTCGTGCCCGATGAGGTGACGGAGGTCGAGCGGCTCGTGCGCCGCTATCTCGCCGGCCGCAAGCGGCTGTTCGACTCCCGTATCGAGCAGGGACGGGTGGTCGACGGCCACGGCGACCTGCTCGCCGAGGACATCTTCTGCCTCGACGACGGGCCCCGCGTCCTGGACTGCCTGGAGTTCGACGACCACCTCCGCTACGTCGACGGCCTCGACGACGCCGCGTTCCTCGCCATGGACCTGGAACAGCTCGGCGCCCCTCAGGCCGCGGCGTACTTCCTCGCCCAGTACGGCGAGTACTCCGGGGACCCCGCACCGCCTTCCCTGTGGCACCACTACGTCGCCTACCGCGCGTTCGTCCGCGCCAAGGTCTCCTTGATCCAGGCACGCCAGGGCGCGCCTGGCGCGGAGGCTGCGTCGCGGCGGCTGGTCTCGGCGACGCTGCGCCACCTGCGTACCTCCGCCGTCGGCCTGACGCTCGTCGGCGGGCTGCCGGGCAGTGGGAAGTCCACCCTCTCCGGAGCGCTGGCCGACCGGCTGGGGGTCACGCTGCTCAGCAGCGACCGTCTCCGCAAGGAGCTGGCGGGGATCCCGGCTGAGCAGTCCGCGGCGGCCGGCTACGGCGAGGGCCTGTACACGCCCGAGTGGACAGCCAGGACCTACGCCGCTCTGCTCGACCGTGCGTCCGCCCTGCTGTCCTCCGGCGAGTCCGTCGTCCTGGATGCCACCTGGTTAGATGAGGCACAGCGCGAAGCGGCTCTGCGCGTGGCCGAACGCACCAGCGCCGATCTGGTGGCCCTGCACTGCCACGTGCCGGGCGACGTGTCAGCGGCCCGCCTGAGCACGCGCGCTCCCGGAGCGTCCGACGCCGGCCTCGGCATCGCCACCGCCATGGCGGCCAGGGAACAGCCGTGGCCCGAGGCCGTCGTGGTCGACACCAGTGGACCGTTGGAGTCCGCCGTCTCCCACGCGCTGGCTGTTGTACGCCCTTGGGGAACCGGCCAGGCCCCGGTCTTCCGCCGCCCCTACATGGAGCCGGACTAG
- the acsA gene encoding acetate--CoA ligase, with amino-acid sequence MRWETISKDTTHGVAPNLADYDRARSAFAWSQARTALDGLPGGGLNMAHEAVDRHAASGHADKVALRCVARDDSVSTVTYAELARLTARFANVLRSLGVGHGDRVFTLLGRCPELYTAVLGALRNTSVLCPLFSAFGPDPVEQRLRLGDAQVLVTTAALYRRKVAERRASVPGLKHVLIVGPGAEDLPGTAPFDDLMSAAPDTFTIPPTSPDDMALLHFTSGTTGTPKGAVHVHEAVVAHYATAAYALDLHPEDVYWCTADPGWVTGMSYGIIAPLIHGVTVVVDEGDYDARRWYRILGEQRVTVWYTAPTALRMLMRATPRQGPYDLPRSYDLSALRFIASVGEPLNPEAVVWGRDVLGLPVHDNWWQTETGCIMIANFAASEIRPGSMGRPLPGVDATVLEQGEDGRALVTDGKVAEVESPDVEGELALRPGWPSMFRGYLHDKERYDAAFADGWYLTGDLVRRDADGWYWFVGRADDVIKSAGHLIGPFEVESALMEHPAVAEAGVIGRPDPVAGNVVKAFVSLRPGVEPTPDLERELLAFSRRKLGPAVAPRELAFDQNLPKTRSGKVMRRLLRARELGLPVGDLSTLEGSE; translated from the coding sequence ATGCGCTGGGAGACGATCTCCAAAGACACCACACACGGCGTCGCACCGAATCTCGCCGACTACGACCGGGCCCGCTCCGCCTTCGCCTGGTCGCAGGCGCGCACCGCATTGGACGGGCTGCCCGGCGGCGGGCTCAACATGGCCCACGAGGCGGTCGACCGGCACGCGGCGTCCGGTCACGCGGACAAGGTCGCGCTGCGGTGCGTCGCCCGGGACGACTCCGTCTCGACCGTCACGTACGCGGAACTGGCCCGCCTCACGGCCCGCTTCGCGAACGTGCTTCGGTCGCTGGGCGTTGGTCACGGGGACCGGGTGTTCACCCTGCTGGGCCGCTGCCCTGAGCTCTACACCGCGGTGCTGGGCGCGCTGAGGAACACCAGCGTGCTGTGCCCGCTCTTCTCCGCCTTCGGCCCCGACCCGGTGGAACAGCGGCTGCGTCTCGGCGACGCGCAGGTCCTGGTCACCACCGCGGCCCTCTACCGGCGCAAGGTCGCCGAACGTCGGGCATCGGTTCCCGGCCTGAAACACGTCCTGATCGTCGGACCGGGCGCGGAGGACCTGCCCGGTACGGCGCCCTTCGACGACCTGATGTCCGCCGCCCCGGACACCTTCACCATCCCGCCGACCTCGCCCGACGACATGGCACTGCTGCACTTCACCAGCGGCACCACCGGCACTCCCAAGGGCGCGGTCCATGTCCACGAGGCGGTGGTCGCCCACTACGCCACGGCCGCCTACGCGCTCGACCTGCACCCCGAGGACGTGTACTGGTGCACCGCCGACCCCGGCTGGGTCACCGGCATGTCGTACGGGATCATCGCTCCGCTCATCCACGGCGTGACGGTGGTCGTCGACGAGGGCGACTACGATGCCCGGCGCTGGTACCGGATCCTCGGCGAGCAGCGGGTCACTGTTTGGTACACGGCCCCCACGGCCCTGCGCATGCTCATGCGCGCCACGCCCCGCCAGGGCCCGTACGATCTGCCGCGCTCCTACGACCTGTCGGCCCTGCGCTTCATCGCCTCCGTCGGCGAGCCCCTCAACCCGGAGGCCGTCGTGTGGGGCCGGGACGTACTGGGCCTGCCGGTGCACGACAACTGGTGGCAGACGGAGACCGGCTGCATCATGATCGCGAACTTCGCGGCCAGCGAGATCCGGCCCGGCTCGATGGGACGTCCGCTGCCCGGCGTCGACGCTACCGTGCTGGAGCAGGGCGAGGACGGCCGGGCACTGGTCACCGACGGCAAGGTCGCGGAGGTGGAGAGCCCCGACGTCGAGGGCGAGTTGGCGCTGCGGCCGGGCTGGCCGTCGATGTTCCGCGGCTATCTGCACGACAAGGAGCGCTACGACGCCGCGTTCGCCGACGGCTGGTACCTGACCGGTGACCTGGTCCGCCGGGATGCCGACGGCTGGTACTGGTTCGTGGGGCGCGCCGACGACGTCATCAAGTCGGCGGGACACCTGATCGGCCCGTTCGAGGTGGAGAGCGCGCTGATGGAGCACCCGGCAGTGGCCGAGGCCGGGGTGATCGGACGGCCGGACCCGGTCGCCGGGAACGTCGTCAAGGCGTTCGTATCGCTGCGCCCCGGTGTCGAGCCGACGCCGGATCTGGAACGAGAACTGCTCGCCTTCTCCCGCCGCAAGCTGGGGCCCGCGGTCGCTCCCAGGGAGCTCGCGTTCGACCAGAACCTGCCCAAGACCCGCAGCGGGAAAGTGATGCGCCGTCTGCTGCGCGCACGTGAACTCGGCCTGCCCGTAGGCGACTTGTCGACCCTGGAGGGATCCGAATGA
- the pdhA gene encoding pyruvate dehydrogenase (acetyl-transferring) E1 component subunit alpha, with protein sequence MTVARPTRTRKDSAPPKSGKKAKTTKGNASAGVPSGRGATGHRTDLLESMLRIRRFEERCVELYSAAKIRGFVHLYIGEEAVAVGVNEALTPEDAVVSTYREHGHALARGITAEAVMAEMYGRTTGCSGGRGGSMHLFDASRRFYGGNAIVAGGLPLAAGLALADLMRGQDHVTCCFFGDGAFAEGEFHETANLAALWKLPLLLVCENNLYAMGTALERHEAQTDLAMRAASYGMVAWAVDGMDVEAVEHAARRAVEGIRTGTGPHFLELRTYRFRAHSMYDPDRYRHKAEVERWKERDPIGLLTDRMRENGELGDKELARIEQRITDEIDHAVEAAEQAPEEPVEHLLHHVTSSSAEAVS encoded by the coding sequence ATGACCGTGGCCCGCCCCACCCGCACGCGGAAGGACTCGGCGCCCCCGAAGTCCGGCAAGAAGGCCAAGACGACCAAGGGGAACGCGAGTGCCGGAGTTCCGTCCGGGCGCGGGGCCACCGGACACCGGACGGATCTGCTGGAGTCGATGCTGCGCATCCGGCGCTTCGAGGAGCGGTGCGTCGAGCTGTACAGCGCCGCGAAGATCCGCGGGTTCGTCCACCTCTACATCGGCGAGGAGGCCGTCGCCGTCGGTGTGAACGAGGCACTGACCCCCGAGGACGCGGTCGTCTCCACGTACCGCGAACACGGTCACGCCCTCGCTCGCGGGATCACGGCCGAGGCCGTCATGGCGGAGATGTACGGCAGGACGACGGGATGCAGCGGTGGCAGGGGCGGATCGATGCACCTGTTCGACGCGAGCCGCCGCTTCTACGGCGGCAACGCCATCGTCGCCGGCGGACTCCCCCTGGCCGCCGGCCTCGCGCTCGCCGACCTCATGCGCGGACAAGACCACGTCACCTGCTGCTTCTTCGGCGACGGGGCCTTCGCCGAGGGCGAGTTCCACGAGACCGCGAATCTGGCGGCCCTGTGGAAGCTGCCCCTGCTGCTGGTCTGCGAGAACAACCTCTACGCCATGGGCACTGCCCTGGAGCGGCACGAGGCACAGACGGATCTGGCCATGCGCGCTGCCTCGTACGGCATGGTCGCCTGGGCCGTGGACGGCATGGACGTCGAAGCCGTCGAACATGCCGCCAGGCGGGCCGTGGAGGGCATCCGAACCGGCACCGGACCGCATTTCCTGGAGCTGCGCACCTACCGCTTCCGCGCCCACTCGATGTACGACCCGGACCGGTATCGCCACAAGGCGGAGGTCGAGCGCTGGAAGGAGCGGGACCCGATCGGCCTGCTCACCGACCGCATGCGCGAGAACGGTGAGCTGGGCGACAAGGAACTGGCCCGGATCGAGCAGCGCATCACCGACGAGATCGACCACGCCGTCGAAGCGGCGGAACAGGCGCCCGAGGAACCGGTCGAGCACCTGCTCCACCACGTCACCAGTTCCTCGGCAGAGGCGGTGAGTTGA
- a CDS encoding alpha-ketoacid dehydrogenase subunit beta, giving the protein MGAGETQEAKTTYREAMREALREALRADDRVFLMGEDVGRYGGCFGVSLGLLEEFGPERVRDTPLSESAFVGAGIGAALAGLRPIVEIMTVNFSLLALDQILNNAATLLHMSCGQLPVPLVIRMTTGAGRQLAAQHSHSLEGWYAHIPGIRVLAPATLEDARHMLAPALADPDPVLIFEHGSLYNVSGELLPLTEPVDLDHATIRRPGTDISLITYGGSLPKALAAADELSAEGINAEVIDLRTLRPLDGAAITASVARTHRAVVIDEAWRTGSLAAEVSARIAEESFYDLDAPVERVCSAEVPMPYARRLEEAALPQTADIVAAAHRTVD; this is encoded by the coding sequence GTGGGCGCCGGCGAAACGCAAGAGGCGAAGACGACCTACCGGGAGGCGATGCGCGAGGCGCTTCGGGAGGCCCTGCGCGCCGACGACCGTGTCTTCCTCATGGGCGAGGATGTGGGCCGCTACGGCGGATGCTTCGGCGTCAGCCTCGGTCTGCTGGAGGAGTTCGGCCCCGAACGCGTCCGCGACACCCCGCTGTCGGAGTCCGCGTTCGTGGGTGCCGGCATCGGCGCGGCCCTGGCCGGGCTGCGGCCCATCGTCGAGATCATGACCGTCAACTTCAGCCTGCTCGCCCTCGACCAGATCCTCAACAACGCCGCCACCCTGCTGCACATGTCGTGCGGCCAGCTGCCCGTGCCGCTGGTCATCCGCATGACCACGGGCGCCGGACGGCAACTCGCCGCCCAGCACTCGCACAGCCTCGAAGGCTGGTACGCGCACATCCCCGGCATCCGCGTCCTGGCCCCCGCCACTCTGGAGGACGCCCGGCACATGCTGGCCCCGGCGCTCGCCGACCCCGACCCCGTACTGATCTTCGAGCACGGGAGCCTCTACAACGTCTCCGGAGAACTCCTCCCGCTCACCGAACCCGTGGACCTGGACCATGCCACGATCCGCCGCCCCGGCACCGACATCTCCCTGATCACGTACGGCGGTTCACTGCCCAAGGCTCTCGCGGCGGCGGACGAACTATCCGCCGAGGGCATCAACGCCGAGGTGATCGACCTGCGCACGCTGCGTCCCCTGGACGGCGCGGCCATCACCGCTTCGGTGGCCCGTACCCATCGTGCGGTGGTCATCGACGAAGCGTGGCGGACGGGAAGCCTCGCCGCCGAGGTGTCCGCGCGCATCGCCGAAGAGTCGTTCTACGACCTGGACGCGCCCGTCGAGCGGGTGTGCAGCGCGGAGGTGCCCATGCCGTACGCCCGGCGGCTGGAGGAGGCCGCCCTGCCGCAGACCGCCGACATCGTCGCGGCCGCGCACCGGACGGTGGACTGA
- a CDS encoding 2-oxo acid dehydrogenase subunit E2, with protein MAEFTMPSLGADMDEGTLLEWLVSPGDLVHKGDPVAVVETAKSTIEVECFETGTMTELLVEPGTTVPVGTPLALIGPAEEQHPARHAPEKGRPSERAWLPKSPELPSPPPEPTPVPVSAPPAAPPRGHIEAGPLVRHLAETSGLDLETLHGSGPGGRVTRTDVEQAAAARATAQPPRVRATPLARRLAAELGVDLATVKGTGRKEAVRAADVRHAAPGPSAPPTPAGAAAVRPSAVRPPAAHPSEDRAAAMRQAIAGLMSRANREIPHYYLSTTVDMTAAMDRLHEHNRTSTVGERLLPAALLLKAAALAAREVPEFNGFWTDDHFTAGDGVHLGVAISLRGGGLVAPALHHADTLTLPQLMTALKDLVTRARTGRLRGSEISDATITVTNLGDQGVETVFGVIYPPQVALVGFGRVVDRPYAVDGLLGVRPVVTATLSADHRATDGAVGARYLTVVSRLLQNPERL; from the coding sequence ATGGCCGAGTTCACCATGCCGTCCCTCGGCGCCGACATGGACGAGGGCACGCTCCTGGAATGGCTGGTCTCGCCCGGAGACCTCGTGCACAAGGGTGATCCGGTCGCGGTCGTGGAAACCGCGAAGTCCACGATCGAGGTGGAGTGCTTCGAAACCGGGACCATGACGGAGCTGCTCGTCGAGCCCGGCACAACGGTTCCGGTGGGCACACCGCTCGCGCTGATCGGGCCGGCCGAGGAACAACATCCCGCCCGTCACGCGCCGGAGAAGGGCAGACCTTCCGAACGCGCCTGGCTTCCCAAGTCCCCTGAACTCCCTTCCCCGCCACCTGAGCCCACCCCGGTCCCGGTGTCAGCACCGCCAGCCGCCCCTCCTCGCGGCCACATCGAGGCGGGCCCCTTGGTCCGGCACCTCGCGGAGACGAGCGGCCTCGACCTGGAGACACTGCACGGCTCCGGACCCGGAGGACGCGTTACCCGAACCGACGTCGAGCAGGCGGCGGCCGCCCGAGCCACCGCTCAGCCACCGCGTGTGCGGGCCACGCCCCTCGCCCGGCGCCTCGCCGCCGAACTGGGCGTCGACCTCGCCACGGTGAAGGGGACGGGCAGGAAGGAGGCCGTCCGTGCAGCGGACGTACGCCACGCGGCCCCCGGCCCCTCGGCCCCGCCCACGCCCGCAGGCGCCGCCGCAGTACGCCCTTCCGCTGTACGACCTCCTGCCGCACATCCGTCCGAAGACCGGGCGGCGGCCATGCGCCAGGCGATCGCCGGCCTGATGAGCCGCGCCAACCGGGAGATCCCCCATTACTACCTCTCCACGACCGTGGACATGACCGCCGCGATGGACCGGCTGCACGAGCACAACCGGACCAGTACGGTCGGTGAACGGCTGCTCCCCGCCGCCCTGCTGCTCAAGGCGGCTGCCCTGGCGGCCCGCGAGGTACCGGAGTTCAACGGCTTCTGGACCGATGACCACTTCACGGCCGGCGACGGCGTCCACCTCGGCGTGGCCATCTCCCTGCGCGGTGGAGGGCTCGTCGCCCCCGCACTGCACCACGCCGACACCCTGACACTCCCCCAACTGATGACCGCCCTGAAGGACTTGGTCACCAGGGCCCGCACGGGCAGGCTCCGCGGCTCGGAAATCTCCGACGCCACGATCACAGTCACCAACCTCGGCGATCAGGGCGTGGAGACGGTCTTCGGAGTCATCTACCCGCCCCAGGTGGCCCTGGTCGGCTTCGGGCGGGTCGTCGACCGGCCATACGCCGTCGACGGCCTGCTGGGCGTGCGCCCCGTGGTGACAGCCACCCTCTCGGCCGACCACCGGGCGACGGACGGTGCCGTCGGCGCCCGGTACCTCACCGTGGTCTCCCGCCTCCTGCAGAACCCGGAGCGGTTGTGA
- a CDS encoding acyl carrier protein, translating to MNRTDALDMVRQSISSVIPDADVAALGPDDAFRDVLEMDSLDFLSFVEVLSERSGVRIEDEDTPRLTTLSGSADFLVAHTQ from the coding sequence ATGAACCGAACCGATGCACTGGACATGGTCAGGCAGTCGATCTCATCCGTCATCCCTGACGCCGACGTCGCCGCGCTCGGGCCCGACGACGCGTTCCGCGACGTGTTGGAGATGGATTCGCTGGACTTCCTGAGTTTCGTCGAGGTTCTCAGCGAACGGTCCGGCGTGCGCATCGAGGACGAGGACACACCCCGGCTCACCACACTGTCCGGCAGTGCCGACTTCCTCGTCGCCCACACGCAGTGA
- a CDS encoding CBS domain-containing protein, which produces MSDFEQRSAEKETRRTTPGRPWTPQEEPRQDALRRYLAAVAAAASARSAEEPRPAPGREQPEPPATTAPEPPTREPATLRVRDVMQVPAASVPGDMPFLDVAHTLAREQVSAVPVVDADDHVIGVVSESDLLAKAAVMAEPRRHGPVGRLRQHRLYDKSHGDTAATLMTFPPVTVHPAERVADAAWTAAHARLKRLPVTDHRGRLVGVVSRSDLLRALIRDDAEIRAEVESLAAQHLLDPRAVQVAVENGVVTMTGRLDKALVPELLAVVRDIDDVVDVVYEIEAV; this is translated from the coding sequence GTGAGCGATTTCGAGCAACGCTCCGCGGAGAAGGAAACCCGCCGCACCACGCCGGGCCGCCCCTGGACACCCCAGGAAGAACCGCGCCAGGACGCGCTGCGCCGCTATCTCGCGGCCGTCGCCGCCGCCGCGTCGGCGAGGAGCGCCGAGGAGCCCAGGCCCGCCCCCGGACGGGAGCAGCCCGAGCCGCCCGCCACTACCGCGCCCGAGCCGCCCACCCGAGAACCGGCCACCCTCCGCGTACGGGACGTCATGCAGGTTCCGGCGGCCTCTGTCCCCGGCGACATGCCGTTCCTGGACGTGGCCCACACACTCGCCCGCGAGCAGGTGAGCGCCGTACCGGTGGTCGACGCCGACGACCACGTGATCGGTGTCGTCTCGGAGTCGGATCTGCTGGCCAAGGCCGCAGTCATGGCGGAACCGCGCAGGCACGGACCTGTCGGCAGACTGCGGCAGCACCGCCTGTACGACAAGAGCCACGGTGACACGGCGGCCACGCTGATGACCTTCCCGCCCGTCACCGTCCACCCGGCGGAGCGAGTGGCGGATGCCGCGTGGACCGCCGCTCACGCGCGGCTGAAGCGGCTGCCCGTGACCGACCATCGCGGTCGGCTCGTCGGCGTGGTCAGCCGGAGTGACCTGCTGCGGGCCCTGATCCGTGACGACGCCGAGATCCGGGCCGAGGTCGAGTCCCTGGCTGCTCAGCACCTGCTGGATCCGCGCGCCGTCCAAGTCGCCGTGGAGAACGGTGTGGTGACGATGACGGGGCGGCTGGACAAGGCACTCGTCCCCGAACTTCTCGCAGTGGTGCGTGACATCGACGACGTGGTCGATGTCGTCTATGAGATCGAAGCGGTTTGA